The region GTTCAGCCCCTTTTTGTACTGCTTTTAAGGACGACTTTGTCCAAACACCTAATTGTTTGATCGGTTTTGTCCCGTCAGAAGTTGTTTTATAGCGATCAAACCGATAAAGCGCAAGCAAAAGCCCTTCGATACAGGCTTGTGCAATATCTTGCGTCTCAAGTTCACATTCTGGCAATGCGAGGGTGACTTTAGAGGCTCGAACTTTTGTGACCCAAGAGGCGGCGGTGGAAAGACTTTTCCGGAGATGCTCCATTGTTACAAACTTCGCACTTCCCATCCCAACCAATAGCAATCGCTTGGATTTTCCTTCGCTGGGGTAAAGGAGTTGTATTTCCCCTTTTTTTCCTAAAAAATCTTTTGTAACGGCTTCAAGAATATTGCCAAATTTTTTTGCCCATTTTTTTGGTTTTTCCGGACATTCTTCCTCAAACAGTGGCATGATCAAAAGGTCTGCACCAATAGTTTGAAGAGCATTTACATGAATTTGGAGTTTCATTTTGTTTCCATTTATGGGTAATGAGCCAGCATTTTATTGTGCCACAAATCCAAAATAGATCAACACCAAAACACCCAAAACAATTCGGTAATAACCAAATGATTGGAAATCATGGCGGGTAATATATCGCATCAGAAACGCAATGACGGCATAAGCCACGATAAACGAGACCAAGAAACCGACACCTAACACCAAGTATTCAAATCCACCCATAACGATGCCCGATTTTATCAATTTCAGGAATGCATAACCAGAAGCGGCGGCCATTGTCGGGATCGCCAAGAAAAAGGAGTATTCGGCAGCAACAATCCGAGAACTTCCCAACAGCATCGCCCCAATAATGGTAGCTGCCGATCGAGAGGTTCCGGGAATCATCGCAATACATTGAATAAACCCGATCAAGAGTACGATTTTGAGGGAAAGTTGGGAGACATCGTTTATAGTGGCCGTCTTATCACGCCG is a window of Rhodothermia bacterium DNA encoding:
- a CDS encoding undecaprenyl-diphosphate phosphatase — its product is MIDVLMAILLGIVEGVTEFLPISSTGHLILVGALFGHPGIFAIEQFSFAFDVIIQLGAILSVILYFWKKLWPFSADKNEEQKKETYAIWFKAIIGVIPALAIGFFAHDYIEEHLTNPITVAIALIFWGVVLIWLERRDKTATINDVSQLSLKIVLLIGFIQCIAMIPGTSRSAATIIGAMLLGSSRIVAAEYSFFLAIPTMAAASGYAFLKLIKSGIVMGGFEYLVLGVGFLVSFIVAYAVIAFLMRYITRHDFQSFGYYRIVLGVLVLIYFGFVAQ